In the Clostridium beijerinckii genome, one interval contains:
- the sigE gene encoding RNA polymerase sporulation sigma factor SigE, producing MEKLVLFFNKLLCKFKLFRKKLYYVGGNDALPPPLSKDEEEDLVNKLNGGDENIRSTLIERNLRLVVYIARKFENTGVYVEDLISVGTIGLIKAVNTFNPEKKIKLATYASRCIENEILMYLRRNSKIKAEISFYEPLNIDWDGNELLLSDILGTENDTVYNLIEDEVDKQLLVMALKSLNDREKEIVRLRFGLNGTREKTQKEVADMLGISQSYISRLEKKIIKRLKKEISRMI from the coding sequence ATGGAAAAGTTAGTTCTGTTTTTTAATAAATTATTATGTAAGTTCAAGTTGTTTAGAAAAAAATTATATTATGTAGGAGGAAATGATGCTCTACCACCACCATTATCAAAAGATGAAGAAGAAGATTTGGTAAATAAATTAAATGGTGGAGATGAAAATATAAGAAGTACTTTAATTGAAAGAAATTTAAGATTGGTTGTTTATATAGCAAGAAAATTTGAAAACACAGGTGTATATGTAGAAGATTTAATATCAGTTGGTACCATTGGATTAATAAAAGCAGTAAATACTTTTAATCCAGAGAAAAAGATAAAGCTTGCAACTTATGCGTCTAGATGTATAGAAAATGAAATACTTATGTATTTAAGGAGAAATAGCAAGATAAAAGCTGAAATATCATTTTATGAACCTCTTAATATTGACTGGGATGGAAATGAACTTCTGTTATCAGATATATTAGGAACTGAAAACGATACTGTTTATAATTTGATAGAAGATGAAGTAGATAAGCAGTTATTAGTTATGGCATTAAAGAGCTTAAATGATAGAGAAAAAGAAATAGTAAGACTTAGATTTGGTTTAAATGGAACAAGAGAAAAAACTCAAAAAGAGGTCGCGGATATGCTTGGAATCTCACAATCTTACATTTCTAGATTAGAGAAAAAAATAATTAAAAGATTGAAAAAAGAAATAAGTAGAATGATTTAG
- the sigG gene encoding RNA polymerase sporulation sigma factor SigG has protein sequence MIINKVEICGVNTSKLPILKEKEKKQLFLQMQAGDKNARETFIKGNLRLVLSVIQRFNNRGENIDDLFQVGCIGLMKSIDNFDLSQNVKFSTYAVPMIIGEIRRYLRDNNSIRVSRSLRDIAYKALIMREKFIKDNNKEPTISQIAKELELPREEVVFALDAIQDPVSLFEPIYHDGGDAIYVMDQISDAKNTDEHWLENISIKEAMKKLTDREKLILNLRFFNGRTQMEVADEIGISQAQVSRLEKTALKHMRKHV, from the coding sequence GTGATAATTAACAAAGTAGAAATATGTGGCGTTAATACTTCAAAACTCCCTATACTTAAAGAAAAAGAAAAGAAGCAGCTTTTTTTACAAATGCAAGCTGGAGATAAGAACGCAAGAGAAACTTTTATAAAGGGAAATTTGAGATTAGTACTTAGTGTTATTCAACGGTTTAATAATAGAGGAGAAAATATCGATGACTTATTCCAAGTAGGCTGCATAGGCTTAATGAAATCAATAGATAATTTTGATTTGTCTCAAAATGTTAAATTTTCAACTTATGCAGTTCCTATGATAATTGGGGAAATTAGAAGATACCTAAGAGATAATAATTCTATTAGGGTAAGTAGATCTTTAAGGGATATAGCTTATAAAGCTCTTATTATGAGAGAAAAATTTATAAAAGACAATAATAAAGAGCCTACTATATCGCAGATTGCAAAAGAACTTGAATTGCCAAGAGAAGAAGTTGTATTTGCGTTAGATGCAATACAAGATCCCGTATCGCTATTTGAACCGATTTATCATGATGGAGGAGATGCCATTTATGTAATGGATCAAATAAGTGATGCAAAAAATACAGATGAACATTGGCTTGAAAATATTTCAATAAAAGAAGCAATGAAAAAACTTACTGATAGAGAGAAGCTTATATTGAATTTAAGATTTTTCAATGGAAGAACTCAAATGGAAGTAGCAGATGAAATTGGAATTTCACAAGCACAAGTTTCAAGATTAGAAAAAACAGCACTAAAGCATATGAGAAAACACGTATAA